Part of the Candidatus Zixiibacteriota bacterium genome is shown below.
CGAACTGGGCCACGTATTCGCGGTATGTCGGCGACGTGTTCGGCAGCGCGCTGGCTGCCGAAGGCGTATTTGCCTTTTTCCTCGAATCCGGGTTCCTGGCGATCCTGTTGTTTGGCTGGGACAAAGTCAAGCCGACCACGCATTTCATCTCGACCATCCTGGTCTGTTTTGGGGCGCATTTTTCGGCCATATGGATTGTCGTCGCCAACTCCTGGCAGCAGACACCGACCGGACATCATATTGTCGGAGTGGGGGCCGACGCGCGTGCGGAAATCGTGGATTTCTGGCAGGTCGTATTCAATCCCTCGTTTCTCGACCGGATCAGTCACACCTATATGGGCTGCTGGCAGGCCGCCGCATTTTTCATCCTGAGCGTCAGCGCTTTCTATCTGCTTCGTCGCAAACATCGCGCATTCGCCGTCGGCTCGATGAAAATCGCGATCGTAATTGCCGTGGTTGCCTCAATCCTCCAATTGGTCACCGGGCATTCGAGCGCCGCGACCGTTGCCGAAACGCAGCCCGCAAAGCTTGCGGCATTCGAAGGTCACTTCCCGGCCGAGGCTCCCGCGGGCCTGTATTTGTTCGGCTGGGTAGATGAAGAGGCGGAACGCACATACGGTTTCCAGATACCCGGTATGCTCAGCTACCTCGTCCATGGCGACAGCGAGGCTCCGGTCACCGGACTGGGCGCATTCGACAAAGAAGACCGGCCACCGGTGAATCCGGTCTTTCAAAGCTATCACGCTATGGTGGCCATCGGGATGCTGTTGATCGCGTTGTCGCTTGTGTCACTCTTTCTATGGGTGCGCAGGACGTTGCCGGACAAACGATGGTTTTTGTGGATCTTGGTCTTTTCCGTCATCCTTCCCCAGGCAGCCAACCAGTTGGGGTGGTTTTCGGCCGAGGTCGGACGGCAACCGTGGATCGTGTACGGGCTGCTCCGCACGGAAGATGCCTTGTCGCGGTCGGTCGATGCGGGCGACGTACTGATTTCACTGCTCCTTTTTGGTTTCATCTATCTGCTGCTCTTTCTGCTGTTCATTTACCTGCTCAACGAGAAGATTCAGCATGGACCCGATGAACCTCCCGTGGTGGAGGGTCACCGCGCATGAACTTCACCTTTGATCTTAACACGATCTGGTTCCTCTTGATCGGGGTCCTCTTCACCGGCTACGCCATACTCGACGGCTTCGATCTCGGAGTGGGCGCACTGCACCTGTTCACCAAAGCCGACACCGACCGTCGAATCATGATCAATTCGATTGGGCCCGTGTGGGACGGCAATGAGGTCTGGCTGGTAACCGGCGGGGGAGCCTTGTTTGCGGCTTTCCCCGACGTGTACGCAACGTCGTTCTCCGGCTTCTACCTTGCGATGATGCTGTTGCTGGTCGGATTGATATTCCGGGCGGTTGCTATCGATTTCCGTAGCAAGCAACCAATGCGATGGTGGCGTCAGATGTGGGATGTGAGTTTCTCCATATCCAGTATCGTCTCCTCGCTGTTGATAGGCGTCGCACTCGGGAACATCGCCTGGGGTGTACCGATCGACGAGCACGGTGAATTTGCCGGGACGTTTCTTGCCCTGCTACACCCGTACGCCTTGATGGTCGGTGTGACCACGGTTGCGCTGTTCATGATGCACGGCGCCATCTACGTGGTGATGAAGACCGAAGGGGAATTGCAGGATCGGATTCGCAGCTGGATAAACAACACCATCATATTCTTTATCATCTGCTATGCGGCGACGACGATGGCGACCCTCTTGTACGTCCCGCATATGACGGACAATTTCCGCGACCACCCCGTGCTGTTTGTGCTCCCGCTGCTGAATATGCTGGCAATCGCCAATGTTCCGCGGGAGATTCACCACAAACGGGAGTTTCGCGCGTTTCTCTCGTCCTGTGCTTCGGTGGCAGCTTTGCTGGCCCTGTTTGGAGTCGGGATGTATCCCGATTTGATATTCTCCAATCCGAATCCGGCGAACAGCCTGACTGTCTATAATTCTGCCTCGTCGGAAAAGACGCTCAAAATCATGCTCACCATCGCGCTGCTCGGAATGCCCATGGTGGTGGCTTATACGGCAAGCATTTACTGGATTTTCCGGGGGAAAGTGCACCTGCACGAAGGCAGCTACTGAGGCCGCGGACGTCAGTTATTTTTTTCTGACACGACATGTCATGACGCTGTACAATCGTATGATTGGACTCGGTGAACTTCGTTTGGTTTGCCGACTTGTTGAGGAGGTCGTGTACAGATGTTCAGGGGGGAGCGTGCTGATATCATCGCAGTCGCAATTGGTCTCGCGTGTGTTGTCGGTGCTGTAGCATTTGGGTGCTGTCGATCTGCGGGATCTTGTCCATGGTCGTGGTGGTGGCTGGCGGTCCCGGTCGCGGTACCGGTGCTTGGTGTTGCATTCGAGATTCTTGGTCAACTGTGGAAGGTCCGCGGTTATCCCTCAGTGAAGGCTCTGGTACGCGCGGCCGCGGATCTATCCACTATCCTTGCCATTATCGCACTCCAACTCATATCGGCGTTGTATCGAAAGCTGCAGGGGGCGAGGTCTCGTAAAAACGGCCATGAACCGAGTCGGACCGCAGGTTCACCTGTTTGCCCACTCGACGACGAGGTCCACCGCGTGGATCACGTTGTAGCACCAGTGCCCGGTGAAGTCATCGGGAAGCGGCTGATCGGGCGGAATGGCCTCGCTCGCGGTGAGTGCCCGGGCGCCGTCGAAATCGACGTACGCAAGTCGCGCGGTGAGTTCTTCGACCGGGCGGGCGAATGACTCTCCGGGCAGCAGCGCGACTCCCGTATCTGCGAGGAGTCGCTCGCAGAGGGTCGCGCCGTCGACAATACCTCGGGCCTCGAGTTTCGCCGTCAATGGTGAGAAATCAAGGAACAGGTAAAACGCGCCGATTGGTGAATGGACGCGGATGTCGTTCTCGTTTAGTTTGCGCGCGCATTCCTGTCCGAGCGCTTTCAGAATGCGGCGCGCGTGCCACAAGTAGCGCTCGATCAGCGTGCCGCCGCGAAACGCCCGGATGGCCGCGCATTGTATAGGGGCGCTGACCGACGTGTAGGTTTCACTTGCGACCGCCGCCATCGATTCCAACAGCCAGTCCAGGTCGGGCGGAAACGTAAACGTCCCCAGCCGCCATCCGCCGGCGCCACACCACTTTGACAGCCCCGAGCTTATGATTGTGCCTTCGGGGTAGTAGCGTGCGACCGAAACGTGCGTGCCGTCGTGATGCAACTGCCCGTAAATCTCGTCGGACAACAAAACTAACTGATAGCGTCGGGCCACGTCGGCGATTTCACGAAGCTCATCGGCGCTATACGAGCCCCCGTCGGGATTGCTGGGATAGTTGAGAATGAGAATGCGCGGACGGTACGTGTCTTTCTCCTTCTGACAGACGCGCTCGAGATGAGCGGCATCGACTCGCCACATCTCCGCGTAGCGGGTATGGACCAGCGAGGTCTTTCTCCCGAGGATGCGGGCCTGGGGGAGATACGACACCCAGCACGGGCTCGGGACTATCAGTTCCCCGTAGTAGACCAGCTGCAATAGAAACATCAACTCCTTCGATCCCGGGCCGACGAGGACATTGGCGGCGCTTGCGTCAGCGCCGTCGTGGCGGCGATGGAACTCCGCAACGGCCTCGCGCAATTCGGGATGGCCGTACGCCGGCAGATAGTCTTTCAGGTGAGCATGCAGCTTGAGCGATTCGACGACCGGCAGCGGCACCGGAAAGGGCGACTGACCCAGGCCGAGTCTGTAGACGGTGTGCCCCTCGCTCTGCAGCCGCCGGCTGCGGTCGTTAATCGCTATCGTGGCCGACTGCTCGAGACCACGCACATCGAGATTGAGACTTACATGTTTGCTGATGTTCACGGGTCGCCTCCGAGATCGTGCCTGACCGGCGGTTTACCTGAGTGTACGCAGGCTCGGAGAGAGTTCACAAGGGAAAATTCCGGACAGTGTCGACGTCCGCCTGAGCACATGACCTTTTATTCAACATGACTCGTATGTGGACGAACCGTACCGACGCCTGCTGGCTGTATGTCGAGCAGGCGACGGTCTCATCCCTTGACAAGCCGCACCGCCGGCGTGTTTATCGAATCGGACAAGTTGATGACACCACCGTTGAGAGCGCGGTATACGTGATTGGTGTGCCGCTGACAAAAACCACTCTCAGGCGGCGCCCTCACCGAGTATCGGCTGTGCGGTCAGCGATGCCGCTCGCCCGCAACGGCGCGGTACGGCTCGAAGTGGTCTGCGATTACGGCAGCGCGATAGTCAAAGATCTTCCGCAATTGACGGCTCACCAGTAAACCGTGTATAAGGCGCCCGACCACACCAAAGGGAACCAGATACCGTACGGTGTCATGCATCAGGGTTCCTTCGACGGTTTCCTCGAAGGCGTGGGTGTGGTGCCAGAAGGCGTACGGTCCCTTGAGCTGCACATCGACAAACCGGTGAGGTGGTTCGTAGTCGGTGATCAATGTCGTCCAGAAGCGGCGGAGGCCGAACACCCTGATCGTATAATCGATAACGGCGCCCGTCTTCATGGTTACAGGCAGCGGGGTCAATATCCTGAAACCGACCGTATCGGGCGTGATACGCTCCAGGTTCTGCGGGTTCTCGAAGAATGCGAATACCTCGCGCAGTGGCCGTCGAATGAGCTGCGTCCGAATCAACGTGTACACACTCACAGCATCACCCCGTCACGCATGCCCTGCATCGTCTCGACATAGGTATCGACATCAAACTTGCGACGGCATCCGCTGTAACTCATGTAGCGGATCTTGCCGAATATTTCGCGCTCAAACCACGGGCGATCGTGGACGCCGGCGATACTCCAGGCAACGCCGGCGTAGCCGTTGGGATCGATCCCGTCCAGTTCGTACCGGTCGTTGAGGTAGAGGGCCCTTCGATAGGCCTCGGCCGGGGTTGGGCTCCACTCAAGGATCTTTTTCGCCCAGTACATACGCAAGTACCCATGCATCTTCCCGAGGCATACCATTTCCCACTTGGCGGCATTCCAGAGCGCGTCGTGGGTCTCTCCCCGCGCGAGTTCTTCTTCCGAGTACAGGTATTCGCGGGGATCAGCCTGGTGCAGAGCCAGTGATTCAAGCGCCCAGGCGGGAGCGCCGTCGATCGAGTCATACGCGCTGTTGTAAAGGCAGAAATTCTCGGCGAGTTCGCGTCTGACGATAAGCTCCTCGAAAAACGCCTCCTGAGACTTGATCTGGTCGTCTCTGCGTTGAATCTCCAGAGCCACCCGCTGCGCGGAGACAAAACCGAAATTGAGCCACGGCGACAGATCGGACTGGACGATTTTGGTCGGATCGTTGCGCCAGTCGCGATATGCGGCGAGCCGAGATGATGCGAACTGATTCAGGACACGCATGCCGGCAGCAGTGCCGCCGACAGCCCAGTCGACCGGTGGCACAGACAGGTCCGGTGCGAGTCTCTGTGCGATTGACGACCAGTTGTTGTCCGACAGGTGAAGGGTGTCGCCGAAGGGATGCGGTTGGAGCGAGGGAATATCGCTCAGGAAGGTTCCAAGAACTCGGTTTACCTTCGGCCGGAAGGTATAGGCAGCCCACTCCTGTTTCGTACTCGCGAACCGTGCCGGCACGATATTGTGCGCGTCAACCTCGTACATCGGGATCTCTATATGTTCAGCGACCCGGGAACGGTCGGCGCGACCGTCGCGAAGCGGCGTAAAGTCTGTAACAAGCGCACAGGCAGACGAGTCCCTGGCGAACCGCACGATTTCCCCGGCAGTGGGTTCCATGGCGACAACGAAAGCGATCCCAAGAGCCCTGCACTCCGCTTCGACTTCTCTCAACCCTGAGAGAAGGAAATCGAGCCGGCGGGCGGTCCGCACGTGTTCGCGATTGTCGATCGACGTAACAATCACAAGCGGCGTATGCGCGCCCAACGCGATATCCTGGGCATACAACAACGCCCAGTTGTCCGCGACGCGCCGGTCGCGGTCCATCCAGTACACGACTGGTCCCCGTCCCGGCGTTCCCGACGCCAACGTGGTCACCCGTCGCTGGTCAACTCGCCCGCTGTAATGTTGCACTTCAATCGCTCCGGTTGAACGCACAGGCATTCACCCGGCAATGCTATTTCCGATCCGCTGTGGACACTGCGGTAGATCGGATTCGGTCCAGGTGGTCGCCCAAATCACGCAAACTCTCCAGAGTGATCGCTCCGATTTCGTCCAGCGTCTCCCGATAGGCCGGATGAGAGCGGCCACCGACGATGATCGCGGTTTCACGGCCGACCATCGCCCGCAGCCTGAGCAGATCCTGGTCCATGTGGGGATCGTCGGGCGGATACACGATACTCACTGCGATCGCTTTCGCCCTGGACTGGGTCGCGGCGCCGGCGACATCTTCAGTCGGCGTATCCGGTCCAAGGTAGATGGACCGCCATCCCTGGGATACGGCGGTAATCGCCGCCATCAGAGCGCCGGCTTCGTGTGCATGGCGTGATGGTGTCGTCACGACAACGACCGGCGCAGAGTCGGCAACACGCGCACTCGACAACATCGTCCCGAGAAAAGTGCGCACGGCCGCCGATGCCATATGCTCGTGCGAGACCTTCATCCCGCCGTCCCGCCACATGTCGCCGACACGCTCGAACATCGGGGTAATGACATCCTCAAACAGCGCCATCTGCCCGAGATCCATCGAGGCGCTCAGCAGCGCCGATTCGAGGGCCGATATTTCCAGCGACATAACCGCCTCAAGGCAGGCCGCCAGATGCGATTCAGCGGAGGCGGCGCCGACTCGCGGAGTTGAACGGTTGCCGTTGCCCGGCGCCGACACAAGCACGCCGCGGTTGGAGTCTATGATGCCCCGAAGCTCTTCGTTGTCCAGATTCGCAATCTGCCCAATGCTCATGCCGGCCGAGGTCGCCTGCCGCAGCAGTATCAGTCGACGGATATCGTCGTCGGAGTACAGACGTCGATTGGACGGGGTTCGGTTAGGACTGACCGCGCTATAGCGACGCTCCCAAATGCGGATGAGATGGGTTGAGAGCCCGCTTCGTGCGGCGGCCACTTTTATTGGGTATTTCTGGGTCACTTTATCTCCAGCTAAAGATATTGTCTCATTGCCGACCACTATAACTAACTTTTGTCTAAAAATGTTCTAACATTCGAATAAATTTCATAAGTTATTATTATCCAATATATTAACAATAACCACAACCCCTTTGTGGCCCTTCAATATTTAGTGGCGAGGTGCCCATCGCAACAAATTATTCGTCATAAATGCTACAAATATGGAACAAAAGATGTACGCCGGGGCGTTGTATGTTTCGAAAGTTGAACACCAAATCAGCAAGGAGAATGAAATGAAAACACTCGACATCATCGTAGCTGTCCTGCTCGTGGTTGGCGGTCTCAACTGGGGCTTGGTCGGCTTGTTCGATTTCAACCTGGTCGCGACTCTATTCGGAACGAGTCTGGTAGCCACAATCGTGTATGTCCTCGTCGGTCTGTCGGCGTTGTACCAGGTACTGTCCCTCAAGGGCATCCAGCGCCGCTGGGGCGTTCAGCGGGGCTAGGAGACCGCTGAGGAAACGGATCACATTGGCAAATCGTACAGCAATACAATCAAAGGAGAGAGACGTGAAGAGCAAACTTACCATCATTGCAGCAACCCTGACACTGGGCGTGGTGACCCCTGCCGTCAACGCCGACTGCGGCGCCGAGCACGGCGCCACGGCTACTCAGGCCAAGGCCGAAATGAAAATGAACGTCGTCGAGACGGCGGTTGCCGCCGGCAACTTCAATACCCTCGTGGCCGCGGTTAAGGCCGCCGGGCTGGTTGAAACACTGAGCGGTGAAGGTCC
Proteins encoded:
- a CDS encoding cytochrome ubiquinol oxidase subunit I; protein product: MDYELLSRIQFGFTIGFHYLFPPLSIGLGLFLVISEGLYLKTKDQLYHRMTRFWVRVFGLIFALGVATGIVMEFQFGTNWATYSRYVGDVFGSALAAEGVFAFFLESGFLAILLFGWDKVKPTTHFISTILVCFGAHFSAIWIVVANSWQQTPTGHHIVGVGADARAEIVDFWQVVFNPSFLDRISHTYMGCWQAAAFFILSVSAFYLLRRKHRAFAVGSMKIAIVIAVVASILQLVTGHSSAATVAETQPAKLAAFEGHFPAEAPAGLYLFGWVDEEAERTYGFQIPGMLSYLVHGDSEAPVTGLGAFDKEDRPPVNPVFQSYHAMVAIGMLLIALSLVSLFLWVRRTLPDKRWFLWILVFSVILPQAANQLGWFSAEVGRQPWIVYGLLRTEDALSRSVDAGDVLISLLLFGFIYLLLFLLFIYLLNEKIQHGPDEPPVVEGHRA
- the cydB gene encoding cytochrome d ubiquinol oxidase subunit II, which gives rise to MNFTFDLNTIWFLLIGVLFTGYAILDGFDLGVGALHLFTKADTDRRIMINSIGPVWDGNEVWLVTGGGALFAAFPDVYATSFSGFYLAMMLLLVGLIFRAVAIDFRSKQPMRWWRQMWDVSFSISSIVSSLLIGVALGNIAWGVPIDEHGEFAGTFLALLHPYALMVGVTTVALFMMHGAIYVVMKTEGELQDRIRSWINNTIIFFIICYAATTMATLLYVPHMTDNFRDHPVLFVLPLLNMLAIANVPREIHHKREFRAFLSSCASVAALLALFGVGMYPDLIFSNPNPANSLTVYNSASSEKTLKIMLTIALLGMPMVVAYTASIYWIFRGKVHLHEGSY
- a CDS encoding aminotransferase class I/II-fold pyridoxal phosphate-dependent enzyme encodes the protein MNISKHVSLNLDVRGLEQSATIAINDRSRRLQSEGHTVYRLGLGQSPFPVPLPVVESLKLHAHLKDYLPAYGHPELREAVAEFHRRHDGADASAANVLVGPGSKELMFLLQLVYYGELIVPSPCWVSYLPQARILGRKTSLVHTRYAEMWRVDAAHLERVCQKEKDTYRPRILILNYPSNPDGGSYSADELREIADVARRYQLVLLSDEIYGQLHHDGTHVSVARYYPEGTIISSGLSKWCGAGGWRLGTFTFPPDLDWLLESMAAVASETYTSVSAPIQCAAIRAFRGGTLIERYLWHARRILKALGQECARKLNENDIRVHSPIGAFYLFLDFSPLTAKLEARGIVDGATLCERLLADTGVALLPGESFARPVEELTARLAYVDFDGARALTASEAIPPDQPLPDDFTGHWCYNVIHAVDLVVEWANR
- a CDS encoding MerR family transcriptional regulator is translated as MTQKYPIKVAAARSGLSTHLIRIWERRYSAVSPNRTPSNRRLYSDDDIRRLILLRQATSAGMSIGQIANLDNEELRGIIDSNRGVLVSAPGNGNRSTPRVGAASAESHLAACLEAVMSLEISALESALLSASMDLGQMALFEDVITPMFERVGDMWRDGGMKVSHEHMASAAVRTFLGTMLSSARVADSAPVVVVTTPSRHAHEAGALMAAITAVSQGWRSIYLGPDTPTEDVAGAATQSRAKAIAVSIVYPPDDPHMDQDLLRLRAMVGRETAIIVGGRSHPAYRETLDEIGAITLESLRDLGDHLDRIRSTAVSTADRK
- a CDS encoding SRPBCC family protein; protein product: MSVYTLIRTQLIRRPLREVFAFFENPQNLERITPDTVGFRILTPLPVTMKTGAVIDYTIRVFGLRRFWTTLITDYEPPHRFVDVQLKGPYAFWHHTHAFEETVEGTLMHDTVRYLVPFGVVGRLIHGLLVSRQLRKIFDYRAAVIADHFEPYRAVAGERHR
- a CDS encoding DUF378 domain-containing protein; the protein is MKTLDIIVAVLLVVGGLNWGLVGLFDFNLVATLFGTSLVATIVYVLVGLSALYQVLSLKGIQRRWGVQRG
- the phrB gene encoding deoxyribodipyrimidine photo-lyase; this translates as MRSTGAIEVQHYSGRVDQRRVTTLASGTPGRGPVVYWMDRDRRVADNWALLYAQDIALGAHTPLVIVTSIDNREHVRTARRLDFLLSGLREVEAECRALGIAFVVAMEPTAGEIVRFARDSSACALVTDFTPLRDGRADRSRVAEHIEIPMYEVDAHNIVPARFASTKQEWAAYTFRPKVNRVLGTFLSDIPSLQPHPFGDTLHLSDNNWSSIAQRLAPDLSVPPVDWAVGGTAAGMRVLNQFASSRLAAYRDWRNDPTKIVQSDLSPWLNFGFVSAQRVALEIQRRDDQIKSQEAFFEELIVRRELAENFCLYNSAYDSIDGAPAWALESLALHQADPREYLYSEEELARGETHDALWNAAKWEMVCLGKMHGYLRMYWAKKILEWSPTPAEAYRRALYLNDRYELDGIDPNGYAGVAWSIAGVHDRPWFEREIFGKIRYMSYSGCRRKFDVDTYVETMQGMRDGVML